The following are from one region of the Lacinutrix sp. Bg11-31 genome:
- a CDS encoding curlin — MKKVIFGAAALLFVSASFAQVAQSPLTDYNGTVSVDAQLAIDLNGATGNQGEAIQTGNTNKLQVLQAGTNQSSYSVQDDGLGTGDNRARIWQTGDVSGISGVENAADVRQLGSANESTSRQEGDFNEAVTRQGMKDGGLSGGNRALINHGTAENGEYNYAMVEQDGQNNRSKTIQSWDNNEARTVQEGDNNMSGIRQKSGPNGSAGNSALAEQYGNMNATKIYQDGHNNTARSVQEGEQNKSNQTQLGDGNTALVDQGADVEPINAFGSAQADLDNLINTYADSGYSNGPDNTGGGSTKGRALQVQDGNSNTGYIGQWGDSSEDSDYAEQNQTGDDNSAYVAQNAHGSATGGANSSRQDQTGDFNFSGLGQNGRNHLAYTRQNGDGNVAIGSQKGNHNLLSTYQEGDGNWAVSGQRGVDNQTLIVQKSGVADGSGHSFDASQNIADGGANGGNTIQVLQLGPSGDIFGAHEGCDFQDPQDLSMPNGPASFDLDAPCASGTSGC; from the coding sequence ATGAAAAAAGTAATTTTCGGTGCTGCGGCACTATTATTTGTAAGCGCTTCTTTTGCGCAAGTTGCACAATCACCATTAACAGATTATAACGGAACAGTTTCAGTCGATGCACAATTAGCTATCGATTTAAATGGAGCAACTGGTAATCAAGGTGAAGCTATCCAAACAGGTAACACAAACAAGTTACAAGTACTACAAGCTGGAACAAATCAATCGTCTTACTCAGTACAAGATGATGGCTTAGGAACAGGAGACAACAGAGCAAGAATCTGGCAAACAGGTGATGTTTCTGGTATTAGTGGTGTAGAAAACGCTGCAGATGTAAGACAATTAGGATCTGCCAATGAGTCTACATCAAGACAAGAAGGAGACTTCAACGAAGCAGTAACACGTCAAGGTATGAAAGATGGTGGATTAAGCGGTGGAAACAGAGCTTTAATCAATCATGGTACTGCAGAAAATGGTGAGTACAATTATGCTATGGTAGAACAAGACGGTCAAAATAACCGTTCTAAAACTATCCAGTCTTGGGATAACAACGAAGCAAGAACTGTACAGGAAGGAGATAATAACATGTCTGGAATCCGTCAAAAATCAGGTCCTAATGGATCAGCTGGTAACTCTGCATTAGCAGAACAGTATGGTAACATGAATGCGACTAAAATCTACCAAGATGGTCACAATAACACAGCACGTTCTGTACAAGAAGGAGAGCAAAACAAGTCTAACCAAACTCAATTAGGTGATGGCAATACAGCTTTAGTAGATCAAGGTGCAGATGTTGAGCCTATTAATGCATTTGGATCTGCACAAGCAGATTTAGATAACCTTATCAACACTTATGCAGATTCTGGTTACTCTAATGGTCCTGATAACACTGGTGGTGGTTCTACTAAAGGTAGAGCATTACAAGTGCAAGATGGTAACTCTAACACAGGCTACATTGGTCAATGGGGAGACAGCAGTGAAGACAGCGATTATGCTGAGCAAAACCAAACAGGTGATGATAACAGTGCTTACGTAGCTCAAAACGCTCATGGTTCTGCAACAGGAGGTGCAAATAGCTCTCGTCAAGATCAAACAGGTGATTTTAACTTTTCTGGTTTAGGGCAAAATGGTAGAAACCATTTAGCTTATACTAGACAAAATGGAGATGGTAACGTTGCTATTGGATCTCAAAAAGGGAACCATAACTTATTAAGTACATACCAAGAAGGTGATGGTAACTGGGCAGTATCTGGACAAAGAGGTGTAGATAACCAAACATTAATTGTACAAAAAAGTGGTGTTGCAGATGGTTCAGGTCATAGTTTTGATGCTAGCCAAAACATTGCAGATGGTGGAGCAAATGGAGGTAATACTATTCAAGTATTACAGTTAGGTCCTTCTGGAGATATCTTTGGTGCACACGAAGGATGTGATTTCCAAGATCCTCAAGATTTATCTATGCCTAATGGGCCAGCATCATTTGATTTAGATGCGCCTTGTGCTTCTGGTACTTCTGGATGCTAA
- a CDS encoding curlin gives MKKVIFGAAALLFSGVMMAQGPVSQSTLKAVDGSDTADTQLAVDLATDDGNYGEAIQTGNTNKLQVLQAGTNQSSYSVQGDGLGTGDNRARIWQTGDVTGISGVDNAADVRQLGSGNESTTMQEGDSNEAVTRQGLKDGGLSGGNRALINHGTAENGEFNYAMVEQDGQTNSAWTVQSFDNNEARTVQEGDSNMSGVRQKSGPDGSAGNSALNEQYGDMNSSKIKQVGHNNYAQAAQKGDANKADQKQTGDSNAAYVDQGQNLYGITDGLTGPTLDVFADPLATQGAGGPDSQAGMAIQRQTGNSNFAYASQYGSDGEASNHAEQYQVGNSNQAAIDQNANGIANGGANYARQDQTGNSNVSFTGQNGRDHMAYSRQNGDFNIALASQKGNANLVSTFQEGEDNWAVSGQRGHDNQVLIVQKNDGISGGHSFKASQNIDDPYTNGGNTISVLQLGPSGNIMTDGENCDFQDAVTPGMPAGVDGFDLAAPCTPGASGC, from the coding sequence ATGAAAAAAGTAATTTTTGGTGCTGCGGCACTATTATTCTCAGGCGTAATGATGGCGCAAGGTCCAGTTTCACAATCAACTTTAAAAGCCGTAGACGGTTCAGATACAGCAGACACACAGTTAGCTGTAGATTTGGCTACAGACGATGGTAACTACGGTGAAGCAATCCAAACTGGTAACACAAACAAGTTACAAGTATTACAAGCAGGAACAAACCAATCATCTTACTCAGTACAAGGTGATGGATTAGGAACTGGAGACAACAGAGCAAGAATCTGGCAAACAGGTGATGTTACTGGAATTAGTGGAGTAGACAACGCTGCAGATGTAAGACAATTAGGTTCTGGAAACGAATCTACTACAATGCAAGAAGGCGATTCTAACGAAGCAGTTACGCGTCAAGGTTTAAAAGATGGTGGATTAAGCGGTGGAAACAGAGCTTTAATTAATCATGGTACTGCAGAAAACGGTGAGTTTAACTATGCTATGGTAGAACAAGATGGTCAAACTAACTCAGCTTGGACAGTTCAGTCTTTCGATAATAACGAAGCAAGAACAGTACAAGAAGGAGATAGTAACATGTCTGGTGTTCGTCAAAAATCAGGACCAGATGGTTCAGCTGGTAACTCAGCTTTAAACGAGCAGTATGGAGATATGAATTCTTCTAAAATTAAGCAAGTAGGGCATAACAACTATGCGCAAGCGGCTCAAAAAGGAGATGCTAACAAAGCAGACCAAAAGCAAACTGGTGACTCTAACGCAGCTTATGTAGATCAAGGTCAAAACCTTTATGGAATTACAGATGGGTTAACAGGTCCTACTTTAGATGTATTTGCAGATCCTTTAGCTACTCAAGGCGCTGGTGGTCCAGATTCTCAAGCAGGTATGGCAATACAGAGACAAACTGGTAATAGTAACTTCGCTTACGCATCTCAGTATGGTTCAGATGGTGAAGCAAGTAACCATGCAGAACAATACCAAGTAGGTAATAGTAATCAAGCGGCAATAGATCAAAATGCAAACGGTATTGCAAATGGTGGTGCTAACTATGCACGTCAAGATCAAACAGGAAATTCTAACGTTTCTTTCACGGGTCAAAACGGTAGAGATCATATGGCATATTCTCGTCAAAATGGTGATTTTAACATTGCTTTAGCTTCTCAAAAAGGAAATGCTAACTTAGTAAGTACTTTTCAAGAAGGAGAAGATAACTGGGCAGTATCAGGACAAAGAGGTCATGATAACCAAGTATTAATTGTACAAAAGAACGATGGTATCTCAGGTGGACATAGTTTTAAAGCTAGTCAAAATATTGATGATCCTTATACTAATGGTGGTAATACAATTAGCGTATTACAATTAGGTCCTTCAGGAAACATTATGACAGATGGTGAAAACTGTGACTTCCAAGATGCAGTTACTCCAGGTATGCCAGCAGGTGTAGATGGGTTCGATTTAGCTGCTCCATGTACTCCAGGTGCATCAGGATGCTAA
- a CDS encoding glutamine synthetase beta-grasp domain-containing protein — protein MAKIKLEYIWLDGYFPTQNMRSKTKVEEHEDFQGTIEELDNWSFDGSSTKQASGGASDCLLKPVAIYKDPARINGYLVMTEVLNADGTPHVSNGRATIEDEDNDFWFGFEQEYFIMDTKTQLPLGFPIGGYPAPQGMYYCSVGGLHTHGRKLVEEHADLCIDAGLNFEGINQEVASGQWEYQLFAQGAKKAGDEIWVSRYLLDRLTEQYGYYIEYHPKPLGRDMDWNGSGMHANFSNTVLRTCGSQETYEKICEAFRPVVKEHMAVYGEFNDQRLTGDHETASIDDFSYGISDRGASIRIPIITVEKGWKGWLEDRRPASNGDPYKIAGRIIKTVKSANIS, from the coding sequence ATGGCAAAAATAAAATTAGAATACATTTGGCTAGATGGTTATTTTCCTACTCAAAACATGAGAAGTAAAACCAAAGTTGAGGAACACGAAGATTTTCAAGGAACAATAGAAGAACTTGACAATTGGTCTTTTGATGGGTCGTCTACTAAACAAGCTTCTGGTGGAGCTTCTGATTGTTTATTAAAACCTGTTGCAATCTATAAAGATCCTGCAAGAATAAATGGGTATTTAGTAATGACAGAAGTTTTAAATGCAGATGGCACTCCTCACGTTTCTAACGGAAGAGCTACTATTGAAGATGAAGACAATGATTTCTGGTTTGGTTTTGAACAAGAATACTTTATAATGGACACAAAGACTCAATTACCATTAGGTTTCCCTATTGGTGGTTATCCTGCTCCACAAGGAATGTATTATTGTTCTGTTGGAGGTTTACATACACATGGTAGAAAACTAGTAGAAGAGCATGCAGACTTATGTATTGATGCTGGTTTAAATTTTGAAGGAATTAACCAAGAGGTTGCTTCTGGACAATGGGAATACCAATTATTTGCTCAAGGTGCAAAAAAAGCTGGTGATGAGATTTGGGTCTCTCGCTACCTATTAGATAGATTAACAGAACAATATGGTTACTATATTGAATACCATCCAAAACCATTAGGTAGAGATATGGATTGGAATGGCTCTGGTATGCATGCAAACTTCTCGAATACAGTATTAAGAACTTGCGGAAGCCAAGAAACTTACGAAAAAATATGCGAAGCATTTAGACCAGTTGTTAAAGAACACATGGCTGTTTATGGAGAATTCAATGATCAACGTTTAACAGGAGATCACGAAACAGCTTCTATTGACGACTTTAGCTATGGGATTTCAGACAGAGGAGCTTCTATTAGAATTCCAATTATTACAGTCGAAAAAGGCTGGAAAGGCTGGCTAGAAGATAGAAGACCAGCTTCTAATGGTGATCCATACAAAATTGCAGGACGTATTATCAAGACCGTAAAGTCTGCTAATATCAGCTAA
- a CDS encoding curlin: MKKVILGAAALLFSGAMMAQVSQNALKDTNGNNSVDAQLSVDLSGTGNQGEAVQTGNTNKLQVLQAGTNQSSFSIQGDGAGTGDNRARIWQTGDVSGISGVENAADVRQLGSGNQSTTRQEGDQNEAVTRQGMKDGGISGGNKAYINHGTAENGELNYAMVEQDGQGNSSRTVQSWDNNEARTVQEGDGNMAGIRQKSGPNGSLGNSALAEQYGDMNATKIYQDGHSQTAASLQVGDNNKANQNQLGNGNWARVNQGGDGSGPVDRFGSSQATLDTFLDNIADPGYMDGGSNIGNGSKAGLALQNQDGDNNSAYAGQWGDQAEDSNYAEQNQTGDNNASYMNQNAYGSATGGANSARADQVGDGNQSVLGQNGRDHLSYQRQYGDGNNAIATQKGRANLSSSYQSGDGNIAISGQRGHDNQTLVVQKSGIADGSGHSFVSSQNVLDGGMPNGGNTISVLQLGPTGDIMNDGEGCDFQDPNDLQMPGGVPSFDLDAPCTPGTSGC, encoded by the coding sequence ATGAAAAAAGTAATTTTAGGTGCTGCGGCACTATTATTCTCGGGCGCAATGATGGCGCAAGTTTCACAAAATGCATTAAAAGACACAAACGGAAATAATTCTGTTGATGCTCAATTATCTGTAGATTTATCAGGAACTGGTAATCAAGGTGAAGCTGTACAAACAGGTAACACAAACAAGTTACAAGTATTACAAGCAGGAACTAATCAATCATCTTTCTCAATACAAGGTGATGGTGCAGGAACTGGAGACAACAGAGCAAGAATCTGGCAAACAGGTGATGTTTCTGGAATTAGTGGTGTAGAAAACGCTGCAGACGTAAGACAATTAGGTTCTGGTAACCAGTCTACAACTAGACAAGAAGGAGACCAAAACGAAGCTGTTACGCGTCAAGGTATGAAAGATGGTGGAATAAGCGGAGGAAACAAAGCTTATATTAACCATGGTACTGCAGAAAACGGTGAGTTAAACTACGCTATGGTAGAGCAAGATGGTCAAGGTAACAGTTCTAGAACTGTTCAGTCTTGGGATAACAACGAAGCAAGAACGGTACAAGAAGGCGATGGTAACATGGCTGGAATTCGTCAAAAATCAGGTCCTAATGGTTCTTTAGGAAACTCTGCATTAGCTGAGCAATACGGAGACATGAATGCGACTAAAATTTACCAAGATGGACATAGCCAAACAGCTGCGTCTTTACAAGTAGGTGATAATAACAAAGCTAACCAAAACCAATTAGGTAATGGTAACTGGGCTAGAGTTAACCAAGGTGGTGACGGTAGTGGGCCAGTTGACAGATTTGGAAGCTCTCAGGCAACTTTAGATACATTTCTTGATAATATTGCAGATCCAGGTTATATGGACGGTGGTTCTAATATAGGTAATGGTTCTAAAGCTGGTTTAGCTTTACAAAACCAAGATGGAGATAATAACTCTGCTTATGCAGGACAATGGGGAGATCAAGCAGAAGATAGTAACTATGCTGAGCAAAACCAAACTGGAGATAATAACGCTTCTTATATGAACCAAAATGCATACGGTTCGGCTACAGGTGGAGCTAATTCTGCTCGTGCTGATCAAGTAGGTGATGGTAATCAAAGTGTTTTAGGGCAAAATGGTAGAGATCATTTATCTTACCAAAGACAATATGGTGATGGTAACAATGCTATAGCTACACAAAAAGGTAGAGCTAACTTATCTAGCTCTTACCAATCAGGAGATGGAAACATTGCAATCTCTGGTCAAAGAGGTCATGATAACCAAACTTTAGTAGTACAAAAAAGTGGTATTGCTGATGGTTCTGGTCATAGCTTCGTATCTAGTCAAAACGTTCTTGATGGTGGTATGCCAAATGGAGGTAACACAATTAGTGTATTACAATTAGGTCCAACTGGAGATATTATGAATGACGGTGAAGGATGTGATTTCCAAGATCCAAATGATTTACAAATGCCAGGTGGTGTTCCATCATTTGATTTAGATGCTCCTTGTACTCCAGGTACTTCTGGATGCTAA
- a CDS encoding OmpP1/FadL family transporter, protein MKKGIFLFIGVMSMFTISAQDISDALSYSSGEIIGSARYRALSGAFGALGGDLSAVSVNPAGSAIYTNSFASVSLNVSDVDNETAYFGRRNASSDSDLSLNQGGGVFVFESRNENSLWRKFALSVAFDNTKNYDDNWKSRGVNTTSIDQYFLNNAQGLRLGDISALPGESSADAYAGIGSAYGYTYQQAYLGYDSYILEPVSDADDNTLYTSNIAAGNFDQEYTYAATGYNGKIAFNLGAQYGDDLYLGLNLNSHFLNYERSTFLYEQNNNTDSVINQVGFENNIITNGAGFSFQLGTIYKLSNEFRVGFTYDSPTWMTITEETSQYIETVRVDGSENVLQIVNPQVVNLFPDYNLQSPSKVTGSLAYIFGKQGLISFDYSRKDYSKTKFKPKSDAYFSAQNDIIANNLTAAATYKLGGEYKVDQFSFRGGYRFEESPYKNGKTVGDLNGYSLGLGYNFGNTKLDLTYDDYNQSKEYQLYSTGLTDAASIDANNSNITLTLGFRL, encoded by the coding sequence ATGAAAAAAGGAATATTTTTATTCATAGGTGTTATGTCTATGTTTACAATTAGTGCTCAAGATATAAGCGATGCGTTAAGTTATAGTAGTGGAGAGATTATAGGTTCGGCAAGATACAGAGCGCTTAGTGGTGCATTTGGGGCTCTTGGAGGAGATTTAAGTGCTGTTAGTGTTAACCCAGCTGGTTCTGCTATCTATACAAATAGCTTTGCTTCGGTATCGCTAAATGTTAGTGATGTAGATAATGAAACAGCTTATTTTGGGAGAAGGAATGCTTCTTCAGATTCAGATTTATCTTTAAATCAAGGAGGAGGTGTTTTTGTTTTTGAAAGTAGAAATGAAAATTCACTTTGGAGAAAGTTTGCTTTAAGTGTTGCTTTTGATAATACTAAGAATTATGATGATAATTGGAAGTCTAGAGGTGTAAATACTACTTCTATAGATCAGTATTTTTTAAATAATGCTCAAGGCTTGCGTTTAGGTGATATTTCTGCTTTACCAGGAGAGTCGTCTGCAGATGCTTATGCTGGAATTGGAAGTGCTTATGGTTACACTTATCAACAAGCTTATTTAGGTTATGATTCTTATATTTTAGAGCCAGTAAGCGATGCGGATGATAATACACTATATACATCTAATATTGCAGCTGGAAATTTTGATCAAGAATACACTTACGCTGCTACTGGTTATAATGGTAAGATTGCATTTAATTTAGGAGCCCAATATGGAGATGATTTATATTTAGGGTTAAATTTAAATTCTCATTTTCTAAATTATGAACGTTCTACTTTTTTGTATGAACAAAACAATAATACAGATTCTGTTATAAATCAAGTAGGTTTCGAGAATAATATAATAACAAATGGTGCTGGATTTTCATTTCAACTAGGTACTATCTATAAGTTGTCTAACGAGTTTAGAGTCGGTTTTACATACGATTCTCCTACTTGGATGACAATTACTGAGGAAACTTCACAATATATTGAAACTGTTAGAGTGGATGGAAGTGAAAATGTTTTACAAATTGTGAATCCGCAAGTGGTGAATTTGTTTCCAGATTACAATCTGCAATCACCTTCTAAAGTAACAGGGAGTTTAGCTTATATTTTTGGAAAACAAGGATTGATAAGTTTTGACTATTCTAGAAAAGATTACAGTAAAACAAAGTTTAAGCCAAAATCTGATGCTTATTTTAGTGCGCAGAACGATATTATTGCAAATAATTTAACTGCAGCAGCTACCTATAAGTTGGGTGGTGAATATAAAGTTGATCAGTTTAGTTTTAGAGGAGGCTACCGTTTTGAGGAAAGCCCATATAAAAATGGAAAAACTGTTGGAGATTTAAATGGTTATTCTTTAGGTTTAGGGTATAATTTTGGTAACACAAAATTAGATTTAACTTATGATGATTATAATCAATCAAAAGAATATCAATTATATAGTACAGGATTAACTGATGCTGCATCTATTGATGCTAATAATTCTAATATAACACTAACATTAGGGTTTCGATTATAG
- a CDS encoding curlin: MKKVILGAAALLFSGAMMAQVSQNALKDTNGNNSVDAQLSVDLSGTGNQGEAVQTGNTNKLQVLQAGTNQSSFSIQGDGAGTGDNRARIWQTGDVSGISGVENAADVRQLGSGNQSTTRQEGDQNEAVTRQGMKDGGISGGNKAYINHGTAENGELNYAMVEQDGQGNSSKTVQSYDNNEARTVQEGDGNMSGIRQKSGPNGSLGNSALAEQYGNMNATKIYQDGHSQTAASLQVGNSNKANQTQLGNGNWAKVNQGGDTSGPIDNLGSVQADMDGYLNSFADPTYTNGSDNTGNGSKAGLAKQYQSGDGNSAYSGQWGDDGEDSNYSEQSQIGDDNRAYVNQNAYGPSNGGANYGRQDQAGNGNFAVLGQNGRDHVAYQRQYGNYNDATATQKGKGNLMSSYQSGDGNVAISAQRGHYNQTLVVQKSGTGDFSGHSFVSSQNVANGMPNGNGGNTISVLQLGPTGDIMNDGEGCDFQAPSDLDMPGGVGGFDLDAPCTPSTSGC, translated from the coding sequence ATGAAAAAAGTAATTTTAGGTGCTGCGGCACTATTATTCTCGGGCGCAATGATGGCGCAAGTTTCACAAAATGCATTAAAAGACACAAACGGAAATAATTCTGTTGATGCTCAATTATCTGTAGATTTATCAGGAACTGGTAATCAAGGTGAAGCTGTACAAACAGGTAACACAAACAAGTTACAAGTATTACAAGCAGGAACTAATCAATCATCTTTCTCAATACAAGGTGATGGTGCAGGAACTGGAGACAACAGAGCAAGAATCTGGCAAACAGGTGATGTTTCTGGAATTAGTGGTGTAGAAAACGCTGCAGACGTAAGACAATTAGGTTCTGGTAACCAGTCTACAACTAGACAAGAAGGAGACCAAAACGAAGCTGTTACGCGTCAAGGTATGAAAGATGGTGGAATAAGCGGAGGAAACAAAGCTTATATTAACCATGGTACTGCAGAAAACGGTGAGTTAAACTACGCTATGGTAGAGCAAGATGGTCAAGGTAACAGTTCTAAAACTGTTCAGTCTTATGACAACAATGAAGCTAGAACTGTACAGGAAGGCGATGGTAACATGTCTGGAATTCGTCAAAAATCAGGCCCTAATGGTTCTTTAGGCAACTCTGCATTAGCTGAGCAATACGGAAACATGAACGCTACTAAGATTTATCAAGATGGACATAGTCAAACTGCTGCGTCTTTACAAGTAGGTAATAGTAACAAAGCTAATCAAACACAATTGGGTAACGGTAACTGGGCTAAAGTTAATCAAGGAGGTGATACTAGTGGGCCAATTGATAACTTAGGTTCTGTACAGGCTGATATGGATGGGTATCTTAATTCTTTTGCAGATCCAACTTATACTAATGGTAGTGATAACACAGGAAATGGTTCTAAGGCTGGTTTAGCTAAGCAATATCAATCTGGAGATGGTAATTCAGCTTATTCTGGACAATGGGGAGACGATGGTGAAGACAGTAATTATTCTGAGCAAAGCCAAATTGGAGATGATAACAGAGCTTATGTTAACCAAAATGCATACGGTCCTTCTAATGGTGGCGCTAATTATGGTCGTCAAGATCAAGCAGGTAATGGTAACTTTGCAGTATTAGGACAAAATGGTAGAGATCATGTAGCTTATCAAAGACAATATGGTAATTATAATGATGCTACTGCTACACAAAAAGGTAAAGGTAACTTAATGAGTTCATACCAATCTGGAGACGGTAATGTTGCTATTTCTGCTCAAAGAGGTCATTATAATCAAACTCTAGTAGTACAAAAAAGTGGTACTGGTGATTTTTCTGGACATAGTTTCGTATCTAGTCAAAATGTTGCAAATGGTATGCCTAATGGTAATGGTGGTAATACTATTAGTGTGTTACAATTAGGGCCAACTGGAGATATTATGAATGATGGTGAAGGGTGTGATTTCCAAGCTCCATCAGATTTAGATATGCCAGGTGGTGTAGGTGGATTTGATTTAGATGCGCCTTGTACTCCAAGCACTTCTGGATGCTAA
- a CDS encoding glutamine synthetase III, which translates to MSTLRFFAIKETLNRKPVVIKEEKRRSEIFGQNVYDSKKMRQTLTSDAFISLTNAIEKGGKIDRAIADQIASAMKDWALSKGVTHYTHWFQPLTGATAEKHDAFFETIENNGAIEKFGGTQLVQQEPDASSFPNGGIRNTFEARGYTAWDPTSPAFIYGTTLCIPTVFVAYTGEALDYKTPLLRALQAVDTAAVAVCKYFDKNVKKVNASLGWEQEYFLIDSALVSSRPDIQLTGRTLLGHASAKGQQLDDHYFGTIPNRAMSYMRDLEIECMLLGIPVKTRHNEVAPNQFELAPIYEEANLAVDHNALLMDVMDKVAERHNFKVLFHEKPFQGINGSGKHNNWSLSTDTGVNLLSPGKTPMSNLQFLTFFINTIKAVNDNEELLRAAIASASNDHRLGANEAPPAIISVFIGEQLTHVLSELENVTNGKLSPQEKTDLKLNVVGKIPEILLDNTDRNRTSPFAFTGNKFEFRAVGSKANCANPMTLLNSIVAKQLIDFKIEVDALIAKKDLKKDEAVFNILREYIKKSKAVLFEGNGYGEVWEKEAKRRGLSNNKSTPEALKAKISKKALSLYKDLGVMNATEVEARYEIELEDYIMRIQIEGRVLGDLARNHIVPTAVKYQNILIENVKGLKEIYGKDFKKVSQAQLELIEEISKHIESINKLVTNMTEARKKSNQIKSIEDKANAYCNKVKPLLEAIRYPCDKLELLVDDELWPLTKYRELLFTN; encoded by the coding sequence ATGTCAACTCTAAGATTTTTCGCCATAAAAGAAACATTAAACAGAAAACCTGTAGTTATAAAAGAAGAAAAACGACGTTCAGAAATTTTCGGACAAAACGTTTATGATTCAAAAAAAATGCGCCAAACACTTACAAGTGACGCTTTTATAAGTTTAACAAATGCTATTGAAAAAGGAGGAAAGATAGATAGAGCAATTGCAGATCAAATTGCTTCTGCAATGAAAGATTGGGCATTGTCTAAAGGAGTAACGCATTACACGCATTGGTTTCAGCCATTAACTGGAGCTACAGCAGAAAAGCATGATGCTTTTTTTGAAACCATAGAAAATAATGGAGCAATAGAGAAATTTGGAGGCACTCAATTAGTACAGCAAGAGCCAGATGCTTCTAGTTTTCCAAATGGAGGAATAAGGAATACTTTTGAAGCAAGAGGTTATACAGCTTGGGACCCAACATCTCCTGCGTTTATTTATGGTACAACATTATGTATTCCAACAGTATTTGTTGCTTATACAGGCGAAGCTTTAGATTATAAAACGCCTTTGTTAAGAGCGTTGCAGGCGGTAGATACAGCAGCAGTTGCTGTATGTAAGTATTTCGATAAAAATGTAAAAAAAGTAAACGCTTCATTAGGTTGGGAACAAGAGTATTTTTTAATAGATAGCGCTTTGGTGTCCTCTCGTCCAGACATTCAATTAACAGGGAGAACGTTATTAGGTCATGCTTCAGCAAAAGGACAACAATTGGATGATCATTACTTTGGCACCATCCCAAATCGAGCAATGTCTTACATGCGAGATTTAGAAATTGAATGCATGTTATTGGGTATTCCTGTAAAAACAAGACATAATGAAGTGGCTCCAAATCAATTTGAGCTCGCTCCTATATATGAAGAGGCAAATTTAGCTGTCGATCATAATGCGTTATTAATGGATGTTATGGATAAGGTTGCAGAGCGTCATAATTTTAAAGTATTGTTTCATGAAAAACCATTTCAAGGAATTAATGGGTCTGGTAAACACAACAATTGGAGTTTAAGTACAGATACTGGAGTTAATTTATTAAGTCCTGGAAAAACACCAATGAGTAATCTTCAGTTTTTAACTTTCTTTATTAATACAATAAAAGCTGTAAATGATAATGAAGAATTACTTCGTGCAGCCATAGCATCAGCTAGTAACGATCATAGGTTAGGTGCAAACGAAGCACCTCCAGCAATTATTTCAGTATTTATAGGTGAACAGCTAACACATGTCTTAAGTGAATTAGAAAATGTAACCAATGGTAAACTATCACCTCAAGAAAAAACCGATTTAAAACTTAACGTAGTCGGAAAGATTCCAGAAATACTTTTAGACAACACAGATAGAAATAGAACGTCTCCTTTTGCTTTTACAGGAAACAAATTTGAATTTAGAGCAGTAGGTTCTAAAGCTAATTGTGCAAACCCAATGACATTGTTAAATTCTATTGTAGCAAAGCAATTAATCGATTTTAAAATTGAAGTAGATGCGTTAATAGCTAAAAAGGATCTTAAAAAAGACGAAGCAGTCTTTAATATATTAAGAGAATATATTAAAAAGAGTAAAGCTGTTTTGTTCGAAGGTAATGGTTATGGAGAGGTTTGGGAGAAGGAAGCAAAGAGAAGAGGGTTAAGTAATAACAAATCGACACCAGAAGCATTAAAAGCTAAAATCTCTAAAAAAGCATTGTCTTTATATAAGGACTTGGGTGTAATGAATGCAACAGAAGTAGAAGCGCGTTACGAAATAGAGCTTGAGGATTATATTATGCGTATTCAAATTGAAGGACGAGTGTTGGGTGATTTGGCTAGAAACCATATTGTGCCAACTGCGGTTAAGTATCAAAATATTTTAATTGAAAATGTAAAAGGTTTAAAAGAGATCTATGGGAAAGACTTTAAAAAGGTGTCTCAAGCTCAGTTAGAATTAATTGAAGAGATTTCTAAACATATAGAGTCAATAAATAAACTAGTAACTAATATGACTGAAGCTAGAAAAAAATCAAATCAAATTAAATCTATTGAAGATAAAGCTAATGCGTATTGTAATAAAGTAAAACCTTTACTGGAAGCTATAAGGTATCCTTGCGATAAGTTGGAATTATTGGTAGACGATGAGCTTTGGCCGCTTACAAAGTATCGAGAATTGCTTTTTACTAATTAA